Proteins from a genomic interval of Pseudomonas sp. RC10:
- a CDS encoding TonB-dependent receptor: MHINRRHIGVNVWLGLSILTAWTSCVQAAEPAYDFSIPAKPLPQALSDFSRVTGQSVIYTQDTPYGIEAPALNGLFSAEQALRQLLNNSGLNFRRATDTTFTLEPASHSGAITLGLTQIDSRRNAAESYQAPAILSVTRTSTPQLETPQAISVVPAQVLRDQAPRNLDDALTNISAVTQGNTLGSTQDTLMKRGFGDNRDGSILRDGMPVVQGRSLNATADRVEVLKGPASLLYGIQDPGGVINVVSKRPELQSHHELTARGSSFGSGKNGSGGTLDSTGALGESGLAYRMTVDHEDEDYWRNYGVHRETLVAPSLAWYGENTQLLGAYEHREFLSPFDRGTAIDPRTNRPLDIPVTRRLDEPFNSMEGRSDLYRIEADHQFGDSWKGHLGYSYNRETYDASQVRVTAVNPDNGTLTRSMDGTGDALSTDRFTTLTLSGDVRMAGMQHDLLFGADDEYRKIYRGELIRQKSRTTFSYVNPAYGQEPEGTQVSVPDSDQVDILRSDSLFAQDSVHLTDQWILVAGARYQLFDQQAGKGTPFTRNTDLNGQKWVPRAGLVYRYTDALSFYGSYTESFKPNASIAPLAGGTVLDSATLPEQSRAWELGAKWDVDDRISGTLALFDIRKRNVLVANFDSLTANTVYSTAGGVRSRGAELDLSGQLSERWSVIGGYAFTDAWVVEDPTLKGNRLQNVPRHSGSLSAVYDVGSLIGGDRLRVGAGAHYVGERAGNPDNDFNLPGYTVADAFATYETKLDGQNVRFQLNVKNLFDRTYYSSAVSRYFVSMGDSRQVIMATTLEF; this comes from the coding sequence ATGCACATCAACAGGAGGCACATTGGGGTGAACGTCTGGCTCGGCCTATCCATCCTCACCGCCTGGACCTCATGCGTTCAGGCGGCGGAGCCTGCCTATGACTTTTCGATCCCTGCCAAACCCTTGCCCCAGGCCCTCAGCGATTTCAGTCGGGTCACCGGGCAAAGCGTCATTTACACCCAGGACACGCCTTACGGCATCGAAGCTCCGGCGCTGAACGGCTTGTTCAGCGCCGAACAGGCATTGCGGCAGTTGCTGAACAACTCCGGGCTGAATTTCCGCCGTGCGACCGACACTACGTTCACCCTCGAACCTGCCTCCCATTCCGGCGCAATCACCCTGGGCCTGACGCAGATCGACTCGCGCCGCAATGCTGCTGAAAGCTATCAAGCGCCCGCCATCTTATCGGTGACGCGCACCTCGACGCCGCAGCTGGAAACCCCTCAGGCCATCAGCGTCGTGCCTGCCCAAGTCCTGCGCGATCAGGCGCCGCGCAACCTCGACGATGCGTTGACCAACATCAGCGCCGTGACCCAGGGCAACACCCTCGGCAGCACCCAAGACACCCTGATGAAACGCGGCTTCGGCGACAACCGTGACGGCTCGATTTTGCGCGACGGCATGCCGGTGGTGCAGGGGCGCAGCCTCAACGCCACCGCCGACCGGGTCGAGGTGCTGAAGGGCCCGGCCTCGTTGTTGTACGGGATTCAGGACCCCGGCGGGGTGATCAACGTGGTCAGCAAACGTCCGGAATTGCAGTCGCACCATGAACTGACTGCGCGCGGTTCAAGCTTCGGTTCAGGCAAGAATGGCAGCGGCGGCACGCTGGACAGCACCGGGGCGCTCGGTGAGTCGGGCCTGGCCTATCGCATGACCGTCGATCACGAAGACGAGGATTACTGGCGCAATTACGGCGTGCACCGAGAAACGCTGGTCGCGCCGTCGTTGGCCTGGTACGGCGAGAACACGCAATTGCTGGGCGCCTACGAGCATCGCGAATTTCTCTCGCCGTTCGACCGCGGCACGGCCATCGATCCGCGCACCAACCGTCCGCTGGACATCCCCGTCACGCGGCGTCTGGACGAGCCGTTCAACAGCATGGAAGGGCGCTCGGACCTCTACCGCATCGAGGCCGATCATCAATTCGGCGACAGCTGGAAGGGCCATCTCGGCTACAGCTACAACCGCGAAACCTACGACGCCAGCCAAGTGCGGGTGACGGCCGTGAACCCGGACAACGGCACGCTGACCCGCTCGATGGACGGCACCGGCGATGCGTTGAGCACGGATCGGTTCACGACGCTGACGTTGAGCGGCGACGTCCGGATGGCGGGCATGCAGCACGACCTGCTGTTCGGCGCGGACGATGAATATCGCAAGATTTATCGCGGCGAGCTGATCCGGCAAAAGAGCCGCACGACCTTCAGCTATGTGAATCCGGCGTATGGGCAAGAGCCAGAAGGGACGCAGGTCAGCGTCCCGGACAGCGATCAGGTGGACATCCTGCGCAGCGACTCGCTGTTCGCTCAGGATTCGGTGCACCTGACCGATCAGTGGATTCTCGTTGCGGGGGCACGCTATCAACTGTTCGACCAGCAGGCCGGGAAGGGCACGCCGTTCACCCGCAACACCGACCTCAACGGCCAGAAATGGGTGCCCCGCGCCGGGTTGGTGTACCGCTACACCGACGCGCTGTCGTTCTACGGCAGCTACACCGAGTCGTTCAAACCCAACGCCAGCATTGCCCCATTGGCTGGGGGCACGGTGCTGGATTCGGCGACATTGCCGGAGCAGTCCAGGGCGTGGGAACTGGGCGCCAAATGGGACGTGGATGATCGCATCAGCGGGACGCTCGCACTGTTCGACATCCGCAAGCGCAACGTGCTGGTGGCCAATTTCGATTCGCTGACCGCCAATACCGTGTACTCCACCGCAGGCGGAGTGCGCTCGCGGGGGGCCGAACTGGACCTGAGCGGGCAGCTGTCGGAGCGATGGAGCGTGATCGGCGGTTATGCGTTCACCGACGCGTGGGTAGTGGAAGACCCGACGTTGAAGGGCAATCGGTTGCAGAACGTGCCGAGGCACAGCGGCTCGCTGTCGGCGGTATACGACGTCGGCAGCCTGATCGGCGGAGACCGTTTGAGAGTGGGGGCGGGCGCCCATTACGTCGGCGAACGCGCGGGCAATCCTGACAACGATTTCAACCTGCCGGGCTACACCGTCGCCGACGCCTTCGCGACTTACGAGACGAAGCTGGATGGGCAGAACGTGAGGTTTCAGCTCAACGTGAAAAACCTGTTCGACCGCACGTATTACAGCTCGGCGGTGAGCCGGTATTTCGTGTCGATGGGGGATTCGCGGCAAGTGATCATGGCGACGACGCTGGAGTTTTGA
- a CDS encoding AraC family transcriptional regulator: MSSLDQIQVFQSLNSSPHAQLEQSASLGDGVVAALWNNRHDAQDYHGPSHHTLSCYIGGGTETYRRDRPDLKGAPDKICVLPAGHQSSWVVNGDIRLAHLYISPEQFALNCLMLLDREPREMVLQENTFIDDPQQAQRFHRLIRLNWSEPGERLQTSTLAHELLDHMMLNQVGLRDGLRLKGGLAPHVRRRLVEFIETNLAEPLSLGQLAAMCALSEYHFARMFRESFGFPPHQYLLARRMNRARQLLRTTRLPFGDIALDCGFASASHFSNTFKQAMGATPRAYRLAFQ, from the coding sequence ATGTCGTCACTCGATCAAATCCAGGTGTTTCAATCGCTCAACAGCTCGCCCCACGCGCAGCTGGAGCAGAGCGCATCCCTGGGCGATGGCGTTGTGGCAGCTTTGTGGAACAACCGGCATGACGCTCAGGATTATCACGGGCCGAGTCATCACACCCTGTCGTGCTACATCGGGGGTGGCACCGAAACCTACCGCCGCGACCGACCCGACCTGAAAGGCGCACCGGACAAGATTTGTGTTCTCCCCGCCGGGCATCAATCCTCGTGGGTGGTGAACGGCGACATTCGCCTGGCGCACCTCTACATCAGCCCTGAACAGTTCGCGCTCAATTGCCTGATGCTGCTGGACCGTGAGCCTCGGGAAATGGTGCTGCAAGAAAACACCTTCATCGACGATCCGCAGCAGGCGCAGCGGTTTCATCGCCTGATTCGCCTGAACTGGAGCGAGCCCGGCGAGCGCTTGCAGACCAGCACCCTGGCCCACGAACTGCTCGACCACATGATGTTGAATCAGGTGGGACTGCGCGATGGCCTGCGCCTGAAAGGCGGGCTGGCGCCCCATGTGCGTCGGCGGCTGGTGGAGTTCATCGAGACGAACCTCGCTGAGCCTTTGAGCCTTGGCCAGTTGGCGGCGATGTGCGCGCTGTCGGAATATCACTTCGCCCGCATGTTCCGCGAAAGCTTTGGTTTTCCACCCCATCAATACCTGCTGGCCCGCCGCATGAACCGCGCCCGTCAGCTCTTGCGCACGACACGCCTGCCCTTCGGTGACATTGCGCTGGATTGCGGTTTTGCCAGCGCCAGTCATTTCAGCAACACCTTCAAACAGGCCATGGGCGCAACGCCGCGGGCGTATCGATTGGCGTTTCAGTAA
- a CDS encoding DMT family transporter — translation MNISLYLLTVLIWGTTWIALKLQLGEVAIPVSIVYRFGLAALILFVMLLASRTLQKMNRRGQLICLAQGVCLFCVNFMCFYTASRWVPTGLVAVVFSTATLWNALNARIFFKQKVARNVLTGGALGLVGLGCLFWPELSGHSASRETLIGLGLALLGTLCFSAGNMLSSLQQKAGLRPLTTNAYGMLYGAAMLCAYCVISGTPFAFEWNARYVGSLLYLVIPGSVIGFTAYLTLVGRMGPERAAYCTVLFPVVALNVSAFAEGYQWTLPALMGLVLVMIGNVLVFRKPKAVVPVEAKLA, via the coding sequence ATGAACATCTCGCTGTATCTGCTGACCGTTTTGATCTGGGGCACGACCTGGATTGCCCTGAAACTGCAACTGGGCGAGGTGGCGATTCCGGTGTCGATCGTCTATCGCTTCGGCCTCGCGGCGCTGATTCTGTTCGTCATGCTCCTGGCCAGTCGCACCCTGCAAAAGATGAATCGTCGTGGGCAACTGATTTGTCTGGCCCAAGGCGTCTGCCTGTTCTGTGTGAACTTCATGTGCTTCTACACGGCGAGTCGCTGGGTTCCCACCGGGCTGGTGGCGGTGGTGTTCTCCACGGCGACGTTATGGAACGCCCTCAACGCTCGCATCTTCTTCAAGCAGAAAGTCGCCCGCAACGTACTGACCGGTGGCGCGCTGGGGTTGGTGGGGTTGGGTTGCCTGTTCTGGCCCGAACTGTCAGGCCACAGTGCCAGCCGCGAAACCTTGATCGGTCTGGGTCTGGCCTTGCTCGGCACGCTGTGCTTCTCGGCGGGCAACATGCTGTCGAGCCTGCAACAGAAAGCGGGTCTGCGCCCGCTGACCACCAACGCCTACGGGATGTTGTACGGCGCGGCGATGCTTTGCGCGTATTGCGTGATCAGCGGCACGCCATTCGCCTTCGAATGGAATGCGCGGTATGTGGGCTCGCTGTTGTACCTGGTGATTCCGGGGTCGGTGATCGGCTTCACCGCCTACCTGACGCTGGTCGGCCGCATGGGCCCTGAGCGCGCCGCGTATTGCACGGTGCTGTTCCCGGTGGTGGCGCTGAACGTCTCGGCGTTTGCCGAAGGCTACCAATGGACCCTGCCCGC